Proteins co-encoded in one Hymenobacter swuensis DY53 genomic window:
- the yidC gene encoding membrane protein insertase YidC: MDRNSAIGLFLIAALLLIYLQFAPTKPQPEPAAPAKTAAAATPGTAPVVPDSAALVRQLGTFAAAASGSAQTTELKNDRLTVTFSSKGGRVQAVRLADYKTFFGKPLDIFDAQSAQIDTRFRTTDGRQIKLSDLYFRAEPQGTNALRFVADVAGGQIEQLYTLPANSYELSYNLRFNGLASTLAQEALTFTFVDNVRQTEQDRKQNRNHSTINRYLVSGDHTALAEASENPEEIKVTEPLKWVAHKHDFFVAGIIADNQFSSGQLNSTVDLNDTTTIKTLSSTLAIPVTDVQQGKANFRFYFGPNSFSTLKGVAPDFDRNVYLGWGLFRWVNRFVILPVFHFLEQFIGSYGIIIALLVVLIKLVTWPLTYKTYESQAKMKVLKPELDAIKEKFPDDQVKQQQETMKLHQSMGVSPLSGCIPTLLTIPILFAMFQFFPNAIELRQQSFLWAHDLSTYDSPIRLPFELPFLGSHISLFTLLMTLSTLAMTYQSNQSNPAAMQGPMKFYSYLMPLVFFFVLNSFAAGLTWYYLVSNLVTMAQQAITRRFVDDTKLRAKLEANKVKNKDKKPTGFAARLQDAMKAAQEKEAQTKQTGRVAKNTDDDTDVEPGTGASDVSPKQPRKTRRS, translated from the coding sequence ATGGACAGAAATTCAGCAATTGGCCTGTTTCTGATTGCGGCCTTGCTTCTGATTTACCTCCAGTTTGCGCCTACTAAGCCGCAACCGGAGCCAGCCGCCCCCGCCAAAACTGCCGCTGCCGCCACGCCCGGAACTGCTCCCGTTGTACCTGATTCGGCCGCGCTGGTTCGGCAGTTGGGCACGTTTGCCGCCGCTGCCTCGGGTTCGGCCCAAACGACGGAGCTGAAAAACGACCGGCTGACTGTAACGTTTTCCTCGAAAGGGGGCCGTGTGCAGGCCGTACGCCTCGCCGACTACAAAACGTTCTTTGGTAAGCCGCTGGATATCTTTGATGCCCAAAGCGCCCAGATTGATACCCGCTTCCGCACTACCGACGGCCGCCAGATCAAGCTTTCGGACCTGTATTTCCGGGCCGAGCCGCAGGGCACCAATGCGCTACGCTTCGTGGCCGACGTGGCCGGCGGCCAGATTGAGCAGTTGTACACGCTGCCCGCCAACAGCTACGAGCTGAGCTATAACCTGCGCTTCAATGGCCTGGCTTCGACGCTGGCTCAGGAGGCGCTGACGTTCACCTTCGTGGACAACGTGCGCCAGACGGAGCAGGACCGTAAGCAGAATCGCAACCACAGCACCATCAACCGCTACTTGGTTTCGGGCGACCACACGGCCCTAGCCGAAGCATCCGAAAACCCCGAAGAAATCAAGGTGACGGAGCCGCTGAAATGGGTAGCGCACAAGCACGATTTCTTCGTGGCCGGCATCATCGCCGACAACCAGTTCAGCTCGGGCCAACTTAACTCTACGGTTGACCTCAACGACACGACGACCATCAAAACCCTGAGCAGCACGCTGGCTATTCCGGTGACCGATGTGCAGCAGGGCAAAGCCAACTTCCGCTTCTACTTCGGGCCCAACTCCTTCAGCACCCTGAAGGGCGTGGCCCCCGATTTCGACCGGAACGTGTACCTGGGCTGGGGTCTGTTCCGCTGGGTAAACCGCTTCGTGATTCTGCCCGTGTTCCACTTCTTGGAGCAGTTTATCGGTTCTTACGGCATCATCATCGCGCTGCTGGTAGTGCTCATCAAGCTGGTGACCTGGCCGCTGACGTACAAAACCTACGAGAGTCAGGCCAAGATGAAGGTGCTCAAGCCGGAACTGGATGCCATTAAGGAGAAGTTCCCCGACGACCAGGTGAAGCAGCAGCAGGAAACCATGAAGCTGCACCAGAGCATGGGCGTGAGTCCGCTCAGCGGCTGCATTCCCACGCTGCTCACCATCCCCATTCTGTTCGCTATGTTCCAGTTCTTCCCGAACGCCATTGAACTACGGCAGCAATCCTTCCTGTGGGCCCACGACCTGAGCACCTACGACAGCCCCATCCGGCTGCCGTTCGAGCTGCCGTTTTTGGGCAGCCACATCAGCTTGTTCACGCTGCTGATGACGCTCTCGACGCTGGCTATGACCTACCAGAGCAACCAGAGCAACCCCGCCGCCATGCAGGGGCCCATGAAGTTCTACAGCTACCTCATGCCGCTGGTGTTCTTCTTCGTGCTGAACAGCTTCGCAGCTGGTCTGACGTGGTACTACTTGGTTTCGAACTTGGTGACGATGGCCCAGCAGGCCATTACCCGCCGCTTCGTGGATGACACCAAGCTGCGCGCCAAGCTGGAAGCCAACAAGGTGAAGAACAAGGACAAGAAGCCCACCGGCTTTGCCGCCCGCCTGCAGGATGCCATGAAAGCCGCTCAGGAAAAAGAAGCCCAGACCAAGCAAACGGGTCGGGTAGCCAAAAATACTGACGACGATACCGACGTGGAGCCCGGCACTGGTGCTTCAGACGTATCGCCGAAGCAGCCGCGCAAAACGCGCCGCTCGTAA